One Manihot esculenta cultivar AM560-2 chromosome 18, M.esculenta_v8, whole genome shotgun sequence genomic window carries:
- the LOC110607140 gene encoding tRNA pseudouridine synthase Pus10 isoform X3: MRCIFRLLGVHGHVYSWSFPSSTEMRAMLGEPTCPEEHIVVSSLKGGEDKKNSSSYEDLEVEPETCSICLGILQFIYYDAKGLMVKKGTAISLALSISEQIKKEGHQLDSFSLEVSIPTVIQENEHIVHLYMKRKYRSELWFEERFSKCISTKEVLKFAMTNSLEKLLDVKSGPSSCRIRLTYAQTKPSSTVPSSVERGEGCKRRKTGASPVFDSVNDKLVDASNDCFHLSTTKGNALGESSSNGLEDHESSECIIFPEDKVNDPCHLVFLCYRTPIYLGGRYLKFSRNVSQTRWMIDDERMGEASVEEIIGGYILPVCHGDSYKFHAAGREDIDVRMLGSGRPFLVEIQNARHVPSEALVKEIEININNLNTQLVLVKNLKMVANEGWTLIHEGEAEKQKQYCALVWISRPLENQDLQSIASLKDLQILQKTPVRVLHRRSPLEREKIIHWMKIETIAESSQYFLLHLCTQCSCSISHLCAHLCALLHLSSLCSASSLISPRDSRACASTLLSTGLIHHRCRPLLSIGSPRVVGQSTISHLYALLHLSSRREILAPVPPLSSRLN, translated from the exons ATGAGATGCATCTTTCGGCTACTTGGGGTCCATGGACATGTTTATTCTTGGTCCTTTCCCTCATCAACGGAAATGCGTGCTATGCTTGGAGAGCCAACATGTCCAGAAGAGCATATAGTGGTCTCCAGTTTGAAAGGTGGTGAAGATAAGAAAAATTCTTCTTCATATGAGGATTTAGAAGTTGAGCCAGAAACATGCAGCATTTGTTTGGGTATCTTGCAGTTCATTTACTATGATGCTAAAGGATTGATGGTGAAAAAAGGGACTGCTATTAGCTTGGCTCTATCAATTTCTGAACAGATAAAGAAAGAGGGTCATCAGCTTGATAGCTTTTCTCTTGAAGTCTCTATACCAACAGTTATCCAGGAAAATGAACATATTGTTCA TTTGTATATGAAAAGGAAGTACAGATCAGAGCTATGGTTTGAAGAAAGATTTTCTAAATGCATTTCTACAAAGGAAGTCTTGAAGTTTGCAATGACAAATTCCCTTGAAAAATTGTTG GATGTAAAATCTGGTCCAAGCTCTTGTCGTATCCGTTTGACATATGCCCAAACGAAGCCATCAAGCACGGTTCCAAGTTCAGTGGAGAGAGGTGAAGGTTGCAAGAGAAGAAAAACAG GTGCTAGTCCTGTTTTTGATTCTGTTAACGATAAATTAGTGGATGCTAGCAATGATTGTTTTCATCTCTCTACCACCAAAGGAAATGCTTTAGGTGAGAGTTCTTCTAATGGTTTGGAGGACCATGAATCTTCTGAGTGCATCATCTTCCCTGAGGATAAG GTCAATGATCCCTGCCACTTGGTATTTCTTTGCTACAGGACACCTATCTACCTTGGTGGAAGATACCTGAAG TTCTCAAGGAATGTGAGTCAAACTCGTTGGATGATTGATGATGAAAGAATGGGAGAAGCATCTGTTGAG GAGATAATAGGAGGGTACATCCTTCCAGTGTGTCATGGTGACAGTTACAAGTTTCATGCTGCTGGTAGAGAAGATATCGAT GTTCGAATGCTGGGTTCAGGTAGGCCTTTCCTGGTTGAGATACAAAATGCTCGTCATGTCCCATCTGAGGCTCTTGTGAAAgaaatagagataaatataaataacttaAATACTCAATTG GTTTTGGTTAAAAATCTTAAAATGGTAGCCAATGAGGGCTGGACTCTGATACATGAAGGAGAAGCAGAAAAGCAG AAGCAGTATTGTGCACTAGTGTGGATTTCACGCCCACTTGAAAATCAAGACTTGCAGTCAATTGCTTCCCTCAAGGACTTG CAAATTTTGCAGAAAACCCCAGTAAGGGTGCTTCACCGTCGGAGTCCATTAGAACGTGAAAAGATTATACATTG GATGAAAATAGAAACAATTGCTGAGAGCTCTCAATATTTCCTTTTGCATCTATGTACTCAG TGCTCCTGctccatctctcatctctgTGCTCATCTCTGTGCTCTGCTCCATCTCTCATCTCTATGCTCTGCTTCATCTCTCATCTCTCCGCGAGATTCTCGCGCCTGTGCCTCCACTCTCCTCTCGACTGGACTGATTCACCATCGGTGTCGGCCGTTGCTCTCTATTGGCTCTCCACGTGTCGTCGGGCAGTCGACAATCTCTCATCTCTATGCTCTGCTCCATCTCTCATCTCGCCGCGAGATTCTCGCACCTGTGCCTCCACTCTCCTCTCGACTGAACTGA
- the LOC110607140 gene encoding tRNA pseudouridine synthase Pus10 isoform X2 gives MRTSSTYAPVPQHSEKKRESAANCLRRENCFQMSSESEAAHFSNTPDANSTAEESHTAVGGEDMQLVKEAVRSLPSPAVKDLMSIGVCMRCIFRLLGVHGHVYSWSFPSSTEMRAMLGEPTCPEEHIVVSSLKGGEDKKNSSSYEDLEVEPETCSICLGILQFIYYDAKGLMVKKGTAISLALSISEQIKKEGHQLDSFSLEVSIPTVIQENEHIVHLYMKRKYRSELWFEERFSKCISTKEVLKFAMTNSLEKLLDVKSGPSSCRIRLTYAQTKPSSTVPSSVERGEGCKRRKTGASPVFDSVNDKLVDASNDCFHLSTTKGNALGESSSNGLEDHESSECIIFPEDKVNDPCHLVFLCYRTPIYLGGRYLKFSRNVSQTRWMIDDERMGEASVEEIIGGYILPVCHGDSYKFHAAGREDIDVRMLGSGRPFLVEIQNARHVPSEALVKEIEININNLNTQLVLVKNLKMVANEGWTLIHEGEAEKQKQYCALVWISRPLENQDLQSIASLKDLQILQKTPVRVLHRRSPLEREKIIHWMKIETIAESSQYFLLHLCTQAGTYIKEFVHGDLGRTHPSIGSILGCRAEILQLDVTDVKMDCFLAE, from the exons ATGCGTACTTCTTCCACTTATGCTCCCGTTCCACAGCACTCCGAGAAAAAGAGGGAGAGTGCCGCCAATTGCCTTCGCCGGGAGAATTGTTTTCAAATGTCTAGCGAGAGTGAAGCTGCGCATTTTAGCAATACTCCAGATGCTAACTCAACTGCAGAGGAATCCCACACGGCCGTTGGCGGCGAGGATATGCAACTCGTCAAAGAAGCCGTTCGTTCTTTGCCTTCTCCCGCTGTAAAGGACTTGATGTCCATTGGG GTATGCATGAGATGCATCTTTCGGCTACTTGGGGTCCATGGACATGTTTATTCTTGGTCCTTTCCCTCATCAACGGAAATGCGTGCTATGCTTGGAGAGCCAACATGTCCAGAAGAGCATATAGTGGTCTCCAGTTTGAAAGGTGGTGAAGATAAGAAAAATTCTTCTTCATATGAGGATTTAGAAGTTGAGCCAGAAACATGCAGCATTTGTTTGGGTATCTTGCAGTTCATTTACTATGATGCTAAAGGATTGATGGTGAAAAAAGGGACTGCTATTAGCTTGGCTCTATCAATTTCTGAACAGATAAAGAAAGAGGGTCATCAGCTTGATAGCTTTTCTCTTGAAGTCTCTATACCAACAGTTATCCAGGAAAATGAACATATTGTTCA TTTGTATATGAAAAGGAAGTACAGATCAGAGCTATGGTTTGAAGAAAGATTTTCTAAATGCATTTCTACAAAGGAAGTCTTGAAGTTTGCAATGACAAATTCCCTTGAAAAATTGTTG GATGTAAAATCTGGTCCAAGCTCTTGTCGTATCCGTTTGACATATGCCCAAACGAAGCCATCAAGCACGGTTCCAAGTTCAGTGGAGAGAGGTGAAGGTTGCAAGAGAAGAAAAACAG GTGCTAGTCCTGTTTTTGATTCTGTTAACGATAAATTAGTGGATGCTAGCAATGATTGTTTTCATCTCTCTACCACCAAAGGAAATGCTTTAGGTGAGAGTTCTTCTAATGGTTTGGAGGACCATGAATCTTCTGAGTGCATCATCTTCCCTGAGGATAAG GTCAATGATCCCTGCCACTTGGTATTTCTTTGCTACAGGACACCTATCTACCTTGGTGGAAGATACCTGAAG TTCTCAAGGAATGTGAGTCAAACTCGTTGGATGATTGATGATGAAAGAATGGGAGAAGCATCTGTTGAG GAGATAATAGGAGGGTACATCCTTCCAGTGTGTCATGGTGACAGTTACAAGTTTCATGCTGCTGGTAGAGAAGATATCGAT GTTCGAATGCTGGGTTCAGGTAGGCCTTTCCTGGTTGAGATACAAAATGCTCGTCATGTCCCATCTGAGGCTCTTGTGAAAgaaatagagataaatataaataacttaAATACTCAATTG GTTTTGGTTAAAAATCTTAAAATGGTAGCCAATGAGGGCTGGACTCTGATACATGAAGGAGAAGCAGAAAAGCAG AAGCAGTATTGTGCACTAGTGTGGATTTCACGCCCACTTGAAAATCAAGACTTGCAGTCAATTGCTTCCCTCAAGGACTTG CAAATTTTGCAGAAAACCCCAGTAAGGGTGCTTCACCGTCGGAGTCCATTAGAACGTGAAAAGATTATACATTG GATGAAAATAGAAACAATTGCTGAGAGCTCTCAATATTTCCTTTTGCATCTATGTACTCAG GCTGGTACATATATCAAAGAATTTGTTCATGGGGATCTAGGGCGTACACATCCAAG CATTGGATCAATTCTAGGATGCAGAGCAGAGATCCTGCAACTTGATGTTACTGATGTGAAAATGGACTGTTTCCTGGCTGAATGA
- the LOC110607140 gene encoding tRNA pseudouridine synthase Pus10 isoform X1: MRTSSTYAPVPQHSEKKRESAANCLRRENCFQMSSESEAAHFSNTPDANSTAEESHTAVGGEDMQLVKEAVRSLPSPAVKDLMSIGVCMRCIFRLLGVHGHVYSWSFPSSTEMRAMLGEPTCPEEHIVVSSLKGGEDKKNSSSYEDLEVEPETCSICLGILQFIYYDAKGLMVKKGTAISLALSISEQIKKEGHQLDSFSLEVSIPTVIQENEHIVHLYMKRKYRSELWFEERFSKCISTKEVLKFAMTNSLEKLLDVKSGPSSCRIRLTYAQTKPSSTVPSSVERGEGCKRRKTGASPVFDSVNDKLVDASNDCFHLSTTKGNALGESSSNGLEDHESSECIIFPEDKVNDPCHLVFLCYRTPIYLGGRYLKFSRNVSQTRWMIDDERMGEASVEEIIGGYILPVCHGDSYKFHAAGREDIDVRMLGSGRPFLVEIQNARHVPSEALVKEIEININNLNTQLVLVKNLKMVANEGWTLIHEGEAEKQKQYCALVWISRPLENQDLQSIASLKDLQILQKTPVRVLHRRSPLEREKIIHWMKIETIAESSQYFLLHLCTQCSCSISHLCAHLCALLHLSSLCSASSLISPRDSRACASTLLSTGLIHHRCRPLLSIGSPRVVGQSTISHLYALLHLSSRREILAPVPPLSSRLN; encoded by the exons ATGCGTACTTCTTCCACTTATGCTCCCGTTCCACAGCACTCCGAGAAAAAGAGGGAGAGTGCCGCCAATTGCCTTCGCCGGGAGAATTGTTTTCAAATGTCTAGCGAGAGTGAAGCTGCGCATTTTAGCAATACTCCAGATGCTAACTCAACTGCAGAGGAATCCCACACGGCCGTTGGCGGCGAGGATATGCAACTCGTCAAAGAAGCCGTTCGTTCTTTGCCTTCTCCCGCTGTAAAGGACTTGATGTCCATTGGG GTATGCATGAGATGCATCTTTCGGCTACTTGGGGTCCATGGACATGTTTATTCTTGGTCCTTTCCCTCATCAACGGAAATGCGTGCTATGCTTGGAGAGCCAACATGTCCAGAAGAGCATATAGTGGTCTCCAGTTTGAAAGGTGGTGAAGATAAGAAAAATTCTTCTTCATATGAGGATTTAGAAGTTGAGCCAGAAACATGCAGCATTTGTTTGGGTATCTTGCAGTTCATTTACTATGATGCTAAAGGATTGATGGTGAAAAAAGGGACTGCTATTAGCTTGGCTCTATCAATTTCTGAACAGATAAAGAAAGAGGGTCATCAGCTTGATAGCTTTTCTCTTGAAGTCTCTATACCAACAGTTATCCAGGAAAATGAACATATTGTTCA TTTGTATATGAAAAGGAAGTACAGATCAGAGCTATGGTTTGAAGAAAGATTTTCTAAATGCATTTCTACAAAGGAAGTCTTGAAGTTTGCAATGACAAATTCCCTTGAAAAATTGTTG GATGTAAAATCTGGTCCAAGCTCTTGTCGTATCCGTTTGACATATGCCCAAACGAAGCCATCAAGCACGGTTCCAAGTTCAGTGGAGAGAGGTGAAGGTTGCAAGAGAAGAAAAACAG GTGCTAGTCCTGTTTTTGATTCTGTTAACGATAAATTAGTGGATGCTAGCAATGATTGTTTTCATCTCTCTACCACCAAAGGAAATGCTTTAGGTGAGAGTTCTTCTAATGGTTTGGAGGACCATGAATCTTCTGAGTGCATCATCTTCCCTGAGGATAAG GTCAATGATCCCTGCCACTTGGTATTTCTTTGCTACAGGACACCTATCTACCTTGGTGGAAGATACCTGAAG TTCTCAAGGAATGTGAGTCAAACTCGTTGGATGATTGATGATGAAAGAATGGGAGAAGCATCTGTTGAG GAGATAATAGGAGGGTACATCCTTCCAGTGTGTCATGGTGACAGTTACAAGTTTCATGCTGCTGGTAGAGAAGATATCGAT GTTCGAATGCTGGGTTCAGGTAGGCCTTTCCTGGTTGAGATACAAAATGCTCGTCATGTCCCATCTGAGGCTCTTGTGAAAgaaatagagataaatataaataacttaAATACTCAATTG GTTTTGGTTAAAAATCTTAAAATGGTAGCCAATGAGGGCTGGACTCTGATACATGAAGGAGAAGCAGAAAAGCAG AAGCAGTATTGTGCACTAGTGTGGATTTCACGCCCACTTGAAAATCAAGACTTGCAGTCAATTGCTTCCCTCAAGGACTTG CAAATTTTGCAGAAAACCCCAGTAAGGGTGCTTCACCGTCGGAGTCCATTAGAACGTGAAAAGATTATACATTG GATGAAAATAGAAACAATTGCTGAGAGCTCTCAATATTTCCTTTTGCATCTATGTACTCAG TGCTCCTGctccatctctcatctctgTGCTCATCTCTGTGCTCTGCTCCATCTCTCATCTCTATGCTCTGCTTCATCTCTCATCTCTCCGCGAGATTCTCGCGCCTGTGCCTCCACTCTCCTCTCGACTGGACTGATTCACCATCGGTGTCGGCCGTTGCTCTCTATTGGCTCTCCACGTGTCGTCGGGCAGTCGACAATCTCTCATCTCTATGCTCTGCTCCATCTCTCATCTCGCCGCGAGATTCTCGCACCTGTGCCTCCACTCTCCTCTCGACTGAACTGA